The Halococcus salifodinae DSM 8989 DNA window AGTCGTATTCAGTGAGGAACTTGTTGAGTGCTCGGTCGCCTTGGGCCGGAAGGACTTCACGTGCGATCCCGGTGACGGTCTTGCTGCGGCCCGCAGCAAGACCTGTCACGTACGTTTTGGCGTGTTGAGTCTGGTGATACGACAGCGAGTCGAACTCGTCCAGTGGATCGGTGCAGGACAGGAAGTCCGTAATCGGAAGCATCGGCCGTCATTGCCGTCTACATCGCGTTCCGACTTAAACGTGCAGAGCCGAGCAGTGAAGAAAGGCCAGTGGCGCGGTGAAGAGTACACGGTTGACCTCCACCAGAAGGTCAAAGTCGAATGCGTCGTCGCGGATATCGCCGCCGAGGATGTCGTTGATGCCATCGTTGAACGTGCCGCGACTGGCGAACCCGGTGATGGAAAGGTGTTCGTCATGCCGGTAGAGAACGCTGCTCAGATTCGAAATGACGTTCGTGGAACAGATGCAGTATAAATCCCAATAGATCTCCGCCGCTCTTGTAAGAGCGGGCCACAGTCGACACTCATCACACATTCATTAATGAATAATACAAATCTCCGAAACATCGATATCCAGCTGTTGAACGCCCTCTCTCGAGAGCAGTGGGGCGGTCTGAGTACGTTTGCGGAAACACTCGGTGTCCCCGTCTCGACCATTCAGGATCGCGTTCAGCACCTCGAGAACACCGGCGTCATCACAGGCTATATTCCTCGTCTGAACTACGAAGCATTCGGATTCGATGTGACCGCGATTTTCGAGTTATGTGTTGCGGTTAACGCGCTGACCGAGATCACCTCGAGGCTTCGAGAAAAGCAGCGGTTGATGACTATCTATCGAGTTACTGGTGATTATGATTTCGTTGCAGTCGGACGGTACGAGAGTCCCACCGAAATGAACGAGCAAGTCCATGCGTTCGTGACTAATCCCGATATCAAGCGGACGAATGCGAACGTGGTGTTCGAGACGATCCGTGAATTCGAGCCGATGAAATTCGAGTGATGGGGTATTCGCTCTTCGGTACGTGATCGTTGGTGAGTCGGAGTGCCGTTTCGAGGACCCATCTATCCGACGGCGGCACCGACGACGAACCGAGTTCGACATCGCAGATCTCGCGCTGAATCCGAGACACCGACAGTTCCCTGTCCGACACGGAGTCGCGGCTCGCTCTTACTCGTCGGTCAGCGTTGCAGGATCGAGTGGCGTTGCCTCGTTCCAGTACTGCTCGTGTCGCTCGTGCGCCCACGAAAGAACGTGTTCGTCGTCAGTATCCACGGCCGCTCGCAACAGTCCGTCCTCGTCGCGCAACAACAGATGGGTCACGTCATCGGTGATCGTCACCGCAAGTGGGATGGCGTCGGTATGGAGACGGATCTCGGCGTCCTCAGAAGCGAGCAAATCCTGGAGCTGCTGGCGCAGCGACGAGTCGTGAGCGAGTGCGTCGACGGCGGCCGGCGAAAATACCCCGTTGAAAGTTTGGTCGCCTGCGAGTGTCCGCTGATGAACGACAGCGAGGCTCCGTTCGTTGAACGCGTGCGAAAAAATACTGACGTGGTTCGACGCACGGAGGAGTTCGAGCACGCGCTGGACAGGTGCGCCCGGCTTCGTTTGGCTCGGGACCGTGATCGTGGCGTCACTGAGTCGTCGAACATCGAATCCCAGTGGTTCCGCCGGCAACCATTCGACGACTTCCCGGAGTTTCAGCTCCGTCTGTACGGTCTCCCACAGCTCCGTAAACTGTGCTGCGACGAGCTGACCGGTCGCCGTTGCAGTGTAGGCCTCGCCGTCGCGAGTTATCCACTGTCGGTTCCGGAGATCGTTGAGCACCCGTCCGAGCGTTGGTTGTGAGGCATCAGTGTGGTTTCCGAGCTCACGACGCGTGTACGCATCCTCCGTGAGAACGGTGAGTACCTCGACGCGATTCGCCGACAACGCCAGGAACTCGATTTCTTCGAGTGCAGCATCCATAGTGGGGGTTGACCGCCGTTCGTGTATAATATTTTCGCACCTTGAAATATATTCATAGTATGAATACTAGCCACGGCTCCACGCACATTCAATCTCTGAATAATTTTCTGAAAGAATATATGAGGTATCCGCTCCAACCTGCTATTATCCAATGGAAGTCGATACTGTACTGGACGACTGGACGAGTGGCGAACGAACGGACCTACTGTGTTGGCGGGACAGCGCGTAATGGCGTCACGGTATCGTGTACTTGGCCTCTTTGTCGTCGCGAGCACGCTCTTCGGGGGAACCTTCGTTGCTGCCAAGGGTGGACTGGCGTATTTCCCTCCCTTGCTCTTCGTCGCCTTCCGGTTCGATATCGGGACGGCGTTGATGCTTCCGTACGTGCTTGTGCGATTTCCCCGAGAGAAGTGGCTCCCTCGGACCCGCGCTGATGTTGCGGGGATTCTCGCTGCCGGTGTGTTCACGATCGGTTTGACGAACGCGTTCATCTTCGTCGGACAGCAGTCCGTGACCAGTGGCGTCGGGGCGATCTTTATGAGTCTCAACCCCATCCTGACACCGGTGTTCGCAGCCGTGTTGGTGTCAGACGAAGGCTTCTCCCGCTACGATGCCGGCGGAATGCTGCTTGGCTTCGTCGGTGTGGTGCTGGTCGCCAGCATCGACCCGACCAACCTGTTCGATGGAGCCGTCATCGGCAAGGCCGTGCTCCTTGCTGGGGCCGTGTGCGGTGGGCTAGGAGGGGTTCTCATTCGACGGGCGGATTCGTCGCTACCGAGCAGTGTCCGTACCGCTTGGGGGCTCCCGATCGGGGCACTACTCTGTCATTTCATGAGTCTCGCAGCCGGCGAACAGCCAGCGTTAATCGAGTGGACACCGGCGGGGCTGGTCGCGCTCGGCTACGTTGGCGTGTTCTCGGGTGCGCTTGCCTTTATTGCGTACTTCGGGCTCTTGGACGAGGTCGGCGCGATCCGCGGCAACATGATTTTCTATGTGGTCCCGATCGTCGCGACACTCGGTGGCTGGGTACTCCTCGGGGAGACAATCTCGCCGCTCACGATCGCCGGGTTCGTGACGATCGTGTGCGGCTTCGCGATCATCGGTCGTGAGCCGATCACGACGGAACTCGCCCGGTTTCGAGCGTACATCGGGGCCAAATTAGGCTCGGCTACCGAGCAAATGGCCACTGTTGCCCGCACAGATCCCAACTGGGGGGAACAAGATTGACCAGCCATAGTATCAGCTTACGGGCTTCATCCACAGATCAACTCGTGGATTTATTTGTATTTAAATTGCAATTTTTCCGTGAATCCGGTGTACTATCGGAGAGCGGATGAGGAGCAGGGCCCAGATCGAACGATCAATCCTGTGTTCTAATCTTTCTTCCTTGCTACTGATGGATGCGCTTCATCACACTTCGACATTCCGGACAGGCAACTGAGGCCCCTTTGTCGGTACATATTTGGTTTTCACAGTTGACACACTCGTAGATATGGCTCGTCATCATCTCTTGATTTTCGAACTCACACGGAAAGACTCATGTGTTTGTTTGTTATTCACATCTACTCAGTGGTAGGGGGAATGATTGGTTACAAGATAGTCATTCTCTGTTTCATCCTCTTCGAAGCGCAGCACAGTAGTGAAATCCGGAATGAATCGAGATCAGGGCTCTGATCCTACCGAGAATCGGCTGAGTGCCGTCCGATAGATAGGATTCCTCCGCGGCCTCGGCAGCTTGAACGATCCGTTCTTCCGCCTGTGATCCGGCGATCTCTGCGAGATCTGTGACCGTTTCGGCAGTGGTAGCCGCCAGATCGCCGGGCGTCTCGATACCCGCGTCGTGGAGCCGCTCAGCATAGGTTGGACCGATAACGTCGAACGCTTCTTTGAACGCGACGGATTGCTCTGAGCTACTT harbors:
- a CDS encoding P-II family nitrogen regulator, producing MKKGQWRGEEYTVDLHQKVKVECVVADIAAEDVVDAIVERAATGEPGDGKVFVMPVENAAQIRNDVRGTDAV
- a CDS encoding Lrp/AsnC family transcriptional regulator, producing MNALSREQWGGLSTFAETLGVPVSTIQDRVQHLENTGVITGYIPRLNYEAFGFDVTAIFELCVAVNALTEITSRLREKQRLMTIYRVTGDYDFVAVGRYESPTEMNEQVHAFVTNPDIKRTNANVVFETIREFEPMKFE
- a CDS encoding helix-turn-helix transcriptional regulator, giving the protein MDAALEEIEFLALSANRVEVLTVLTEDAYTRRELGNHTDASQPTLGRVLNDLRNRQWITRDGEAYTATATGQLVAAQFTELWETVQTELKLREVVEWLPAEPLGFDVRRLSDATITVPSQTKPGAPVQRVLELLRASNHVSIFSHAFNERSLAVVHQRTLAGDQTFNGVFSPAAVDALAHDSSLRQQLQDLLASEDAEIRLHTDAIPLAVTITDDVTHLLLRDEDGLLRAAVDTDDEHVLSWAHERHEQYWNEATPLDPATLTDE
- a CDS encoding DMT family transporter, with amino-acid sequence MASRYRVLGLFVVASTLFGGTFVAAKGGLAYFPPLLFVAFRFDIGTALMLPYVLVRFPREKWLPRTRADVAGILAAGVFTIGLTNAFIFVGQQSVTSGVGAIFMSLNPILTPVFAAVLVSDEGFSRYDAGGMLLGFVGVVLVASIDPTNLFDGAVIGKAVLLAGAVCGGLGGVLIRRADSSLPSSVRTAWGLPIGALLCHFMSLAAGEQPALIEWTPAGLVALGYVGVFSGALAFIAYFGLLDEVGAIRGNMIFYVVPIVATLGGWVLLGETISPLTIAGFVTIVCGFAIIGREPITTELARFRAYIGAKLGSATEQMATVARTDPNWGEQD
- a CDS encoding helix-hairpin-helix domain-containing protein; this encodes MANGSTVRRKTTVTSSSDGLTLHRNDGSSSEQSVAFKEAFDVIGPTYAERLHDAGIETPGDLAATTAETVTDLAEIAGSQAEERIVQAAEAAEESYLSDGTQPILGRIRALISIHSGFHYCAALRRG